From one Peptoniphilaceae bacterium AMB_02 genomic stretch:
- a CDS encoding ATP-binding cassette domain-containing protein yields MIKVKINKTLGKFNLNMDFETDKKTIAILGASGSGKSMTLKCISGLLTPEEGFISIGDTVYFDSENSINLPTRKRRAGYMFQSYALFPHMTAIENVKFAIIGDNQKKEDISRSLLDSFYIGDLADRYPSQLSGGQKQRVAMARILATDPKIILLDEPFSALDGMLRWRMEEEIIGMIREYDIPTILVSHDRDEVYRICDEVVVLNHGKMEVFADKKSVFLNPKTIENSMLVGFDNHSKLSTEDGNRVFAEDFGIYIEGNVEGANYIGIKASDLNLRTGDEDFKPFTVKRVIPEVKGNIVILNRDISTQHFSDIRVDLPDGAFCPVEGQHVGLEIKLNKAALIK; encoded by the coding sequence ATGATAAAAGTAAAAATAAATAAAACACTAGGTAAATTCAATCTAAATATGGATTTTGAAACCGACAAAAAAACCATAGCAATCCTTGGTGCATCGGGAAGTGGAAAAAGCATGACTTTAAAATGCATTTCTGGACTTTTGACGCCTGAAGAAGGATTTATTTCTATTGGAGATACTGTATACTTTGACTCTGAAAACTCCATCAACTTACCCACTAGAAAAAGACGGGCCGGTTATATGTTTCAATCATATGCTCTCTTTCCTCATATGACGGCAATTGAAAATGTCAAATTTGCTATTATAGGTGATAATCAAAAGAAAGAAGACATATCCAGATCTCTCTTGGACTCTTTTTATATTGGAGATTTGGCTGACAGATACCCGTCTCAACTATCAGGAGGACAGAAACAAAGAGTTGCAATGGCAAGAATACTTGCAACGGACCCTAAGATAATACTCCTCGATGAACCATTTTCTGCTCTGGACGGAATGCTCAGATGGAGAATGGAAGAAGAGATAATAGGAATGATAAGAGAGTATGATATCCCTACAATCCTGGTATCACATGATAGAGATGAAGTTTATAGAATATGTGACGAAGTAGTCGTTCTAAATCACGGAAAGATGGAAGTATTTGCAGATAAAAAATCTGTATTTTTAAACCCCAAAACCATTGAAAATTCAATGCTTGTTGGTTTTGACAATCATAGTAAACTCTCTACAGAGGATGGAAATAGAGTATTTGCTGAAGATTTTGGAATATATATTGAAGGAAATGTAGAAGGTGCCAATTATATAGGAATCAAAGCTTCGGATTTAAACTTAAGAACCGGAGACGAAGACTTTAAACCATTTACAGTTAAAAGAGTGATTCCCGAAGTAAAGGGCAATATAGTAATCCTAAACCGAGATATTTCCACCCAGCATTTTAGCGACATTAGAGTTGATTTACCTGATGGAGCATTTTGCCCAGTTGAAGGACAGCATGTAGGACTGGAAATAAAACTGAATAAAGCAGCATTGATAAAATAA
- a CDS encoding solute carrier family 23 protein, protein MPVILKVKEMYNGDLAYAQGGILVAGLIYVLISFVINRIGTENINKVLPPQVIGPMIIVIGLNLLPTAVNMASGNYLIAALTLGTCLLIQKFTRGFVKQLSILIAVIVGYTASLALNQVDTGIIANAALFSVPNMTLPKFSLPAILTIAPIVLAVFMEHLGDIKTNGQVVGKDFLKDPGLNRTLLGDGLATMFASLVGGPANTTYGENTAVLAITKNYDPSLLRLAAVYAIVLSFVGKLGGVLQSIPVFVMGGISVVLFSMIALVGVKTIRTNEVKFNLKNIIVMASILILGLFSSQIQSLTGIMPGIKITETIMVSGISFAAIVGIVLNTVFDIIGNKSK, encoded by the coding sequence ATTCCTGTAATACTTAAAGTAAAGGAAATGTATAACGGAGACTTGGCGTATGCACAAGGAGGCATACTGGTCGCAGGTCTTATTTATGTGCTCATTTCATTTGTGATTAACAGAATAGGAACTGAGAACATCAATAAAGTACTACCACCACAGGTCATAGGACCGATGATAATTGTAATAGGACTAAACCTACTTCCAACAGCTGTGAATATGGCTAGTGGAAACTATCTGATTGCAGCATTAACACTTGGTACTTGTCTATTGATACAGAAATTTACAAGAGGATTTGTAAAACAGTTGTCAATACTGATAGCAGTCATAGTAGGCTACACAGCGTCACTTGCCTTAAATCAGGTAGATACCGGAATTATTGCAAACGCAGCACTGTTTTCAGTGCCTAATATGACACTTCCTAAATTCAGTCTACCTGCAATACTGACAATAGCACCTATAGTATTGGCAGTATTTATGGAACATCTTGGAGACATCAAAACAAATGGACAAGTAGTAGGAAAAGACTTCCTTAAAGATCCGGGCTTAAACAGAACCCTGCTTGGAGACGGACTAGCAACCATGTTTGCATCACTTGTAGGAGGACCTGCAAATACTACCTATGGTGAAAATACAGCAGTACTCGCCATTACCAAGAACTACGATCCTTCATTATTGAGGCTTGCAGCAGTCTACGCAATAGTACTATCCTTTGTAGGAAAACTGGGAGGAGTGCTTCAGTCCATCCCCGTATTTGTAATGGGAGGCATCTCAGTAGTACTTTTCAGCATGATAGCCCTTGTAGGTGTCAAGACCATAAGAACAAATGAAGTTAAATTTAACCTAAAGAACATCATCGTCATGGCGAGCATTTTGATACTGGGACTATTTAGCAGTCAAATCCAGTCCTTAACAGGAATAATGCCCGGTATTAAAATAACTGAAACCATAATGGTGTCCGGAATCAGCTTTGCAGCTATAGTTGGAATAGTATTAAATACTGTATTTGATATAATTGGTAATAAAAGTAAATAA
- a CDS encoding molybdenum cofactor synthesis domain-containing protein yields MGTIKAVCISDIKGIPKTDIKSAILIEEHGVENDSHAGAWHRQISLLSYDSVRKFEARADFEIENGAFGENILVEGIDLSKLPVGTILKSGKVELEVTQIGKECHHGCEIRTRVGDCIMPREGIFARVIVGGEIKTGDEIYVSSYPKYTLAILTISDSGAVGDRVDKSGPLIESRFKEAGYEIRVKDIIPDDRKTISNKLIEYSDLGINLVLTTGGTGFAARDITPEATLDVVERQVPGIPEAMRMESLKITDRAMLSRAVAGIRKNTLIINLPGSPKAVDENISLFFNTLDHALEILTGRGAECARK; encoded by the coding sequence ATGGGAACAATAAAAGCTGTATGCATAAGCGATATTAAGGGCATCCCAAAAACTGACATTAAATCCGCCATACTTATAGAAGAACATGGAGTAGAAAACGACTCACATGCCGGAGCATGGCATAGACAAATAAGTTTGTTGTCATATGACTCCGTTAGGAAATTCGAAGCCAGGGCAGATTTTGAAATAGAGAATGGAGCATTTGGAGAAAATATTCTGGTAGAAGGAATAGATCTATCAAAACTACCTGTAGGTACCATCTTAAAGAGCGGAAAAGTGGAACTTGAGGTAACTCAAATCGGCAAAGAATGTCACCACGGCTGCGAGATAAGGACCAGAGTGGGAGACTGTATAATGCCCAGAGAAGGAATATTTGCAAGAGTAATAGTGGGTGGAGAAATAAAAACCGGTGATGAAATCTATGTATCATCTTATCCTAAGTACACACTTGCGATTCTAACCATAAGTGACAGCGGAGCCGTAGGAGATAGAGTAGATAAAAGCGGCCCATTAATCGAAAGCAGGTTTAAAGAAGCGGGTTATGAAATAAGAGTAAAAGATATAATTCCGGACGATAGAAAGACAATCTCAAATAAACTTATAGAATACTCCGATCTGGGAATAAACCTTGTATTGACAACCGGTGGTACAGGATTTGCCGCAAGGGATATAACACCTGAAGCCACCCTGGATGTAGTCGAAAGACAAGTACCCGGAATACCGGAAGCGATGAGGATGGAAAGCCTTAAAATAACCGATAGAGCAATGCTGTCAAGAGCAGTCGCAGGAATTAGGAAAAACACATTGATTATAAATCTCCCTGGCAGTCCCAAAGCCGTCGATGAGAATATAAGCTTGTTTTTTAATACATTGGACCATGCCTTGGAAATACTTACAGGACGTGGTGCAGAATGTGCAAGAAAATAA
- a CDS encoding ABC transporter permease: MKYLKFEFKRLLRTKIIAILIGIGIFISCMSFLYNYSNQFLYIDTFYKMYGQLYNNIEKSIIYFDDPELIARVPSERIPLLNRIQNNLLKLRENLTKLFELSEDVEKADQIPAVLLSIMELYSDEITRFDKSISIENRASGSVNYLKQKLLNQTLVDKNYPFEHPNLSLSGFNLAKITLNRIIGLPLLLAYLVLTSRIFTEEKELGVEKLRKMDPGSRFQAYLAKTVLLTIILSLFLIVVTLTSLILGKLFGTGLGHYDYPEVLSNYKAWVRPENLRLIDESYLGQISVMELLFRWIYLFSAYAFFIFSILALLTIVFKETRLVLFSGFVSIAIISYINNVILSLTHLEKFIPFPLLGEKYNLLADYLDLKTTLLFGIPILLGFPILYLAAKLEKNKFIESLFTRKKEGDIKLLLKKWKTSKISRFPLLNFEILKLKRRNELILYLFIFLIAFSGYGIIKQKEYGKTVHLRILNAKSQLENSVNEDPVESKLIKDYISAYVIKDKEEITKVNKNLITNFANNSFGFRGFDSDKFTYETTMLNVNQEEKNCEGNHLSELLNEFPIRITPYDEFNTLNDFQNYLIHSKRYHPSMHMVGNYFYSGIGAVILIVATGLLLTDGFTGEQERKSLRIILMQPLERLKIFMSKQIMIVFFAVLVLMSWFTWLGYGMEIGQLYDANYPIQTFSAKPSETKEVRKFSKRNLNDEFGRKIENKEINQSETIKVEYTPVWKQNLKLTLLLLAIGLFIISLGNAMSTIITNRWLSGTILILICGLGYILTFNTYSLISGLLPFQWLYPYSVVYGRLSLRYDIGYLHAPMGIIVLLAWSLLLVLIGLVGFKRMARGGRR; the protein is encoded by the coding sequence ATGAAATACTTAAAATTTGAATTTAAAAGACTTCTTCGGACAAAAATAATAGCAATATTAATAGGTATTGGAATATTCATCTCCTGTATGAGTTTTTTGTACAATTATTCAAACCAATTTTTATATATAGATACATTTTATAAAATGTATGGACAATTATATAATAATATTGAAAAATCAATTATTTACTTTGATGACCCAGAGCTTATAGCTCGAGTTCCCAGTGAGAGAATACCATTACTTAACAGAATTCAAAACAATTTGCTTAAGCTTCGTGAGAATCTCACGAAGCTATTTGAGCTTTCCGAAGATGTAGAAAAGGCTGATCAAATTCCTGCTGTTTTGCTTAGCATTATGGAGCTCTATAGTGACGAGATAACAAGATTTGATAAGTCGATTAGTATTGAAAATAGGGCTAGTGGTTCAGTTAACTATTTAAAGCAAAAACTTCTCAACCAAACTCTAGTAGACAAAAACTATCCATTTGAACATCCAAACCTAAGTCTTTCAGGTTTTAATTTAGCAAAAATTACTTTAAACAGAATCATTGGTTTACCTCTTTTACTGGCTTACCTGGTTTTAACTTCGAGAATCTTTACTGAAGAAAAAGAACTCGGCGTTGAAAAACTTAGAAAGATGGATCCTGGAAGTAGATTCCAGGCGTATTTGGCCAAAACTGTTCTATTAACAATAATTCTCTCACTATTTCTAATAGTGGTGACATTAACAAGTCTAATACTGGGTAAGCTATTTGGTACAGGTCTGGGACATTACGATTATCCTGAAGTCCTCAGCAACTACAAGGCATGGGTGAGACCTGAAAACCTAAGATTGATTGATGAAAGCTATTTGGGACAGATTTCAGTTATGGAATTATTATTTAGATGGATATATCTGTTCTCAGCATATGCATTTTTTATATTTTCAATTTTGGCACTCCTAACAATTGTTTTTAAAGAAACAAGACTTGTTCTCTTTTCGGGATTTGTGAGCATTGCAATCATATCGTATATCAATAACGTGATATTATCACTTACCCATTTGGAGAAGTTTATACCTTTTCCGCTACTGGGTGAAAAGTATAATTTACTTGCGGATTACCTTGATTTAAAAACTACATTATTATTCGGAATACCTATATTATTAGGTTTCCCGATATTGTATTTGGCTGCAAAACTTGAGAAGAATAAATTTATCGAATCCCTATTTACAAGAAAAAAAGAAGGCGATATAAAACTATTATTAAAAAAGTGGAAGACAAGTAAGATTAGTAGATTTCCATTACTTAATTTTGAGATTTTAAAGCTTAAAAGAAGAAATGAATTGATACTCTATCTCTTTATATTTTTAATAGCCTTTTCGGGCTATGGGATTATTAAACAAAAAGAATATGGGAAAACAGTTCATTTGAGGATTTTGAATGCAAAATCACAATTAGAAAACAGTGTTAATGAAGATCCTGTTGAAAGTAAATTAATTAAAGACTATATAAGTGCATATGTTATAAAAGATAAAGAAGAGATAACAAAAGTAAATAAGAATTTAATTACTAATTTTGCCAATAATTCTTTTGGATTTCGAGGCTTTGATTCAGATAAGTTTACTTACGAGACTACTATGTTAAACGTAAATCAAGAAGAGAAAAACTGTGAAGGTAATCATCTATCAGAACTTTTAAATGAATTTCCTATCAGAATAACACCTTATGATGAATTCAATACCTTAAACGATTTTCAAAACTATCTTATACACTCAAAAAGATACCATCCATCCATGCATATGGTAGGTAATTACTTCTATAGCGGGATAGGAGCTGTCATACTGATTGTTGCTACAGGCTTGTTGCTGACCGATGGATTTACCGGAGAGCAAGAGAGAAAATCGCTCAGGATAATTTTGATGCAGCCGCTGGAAAGATTAAAAATCTTTATGAGCAAACAGATAATGATAGTTTTCTTTGCAGTTTTGGTTCTGATGTCTTGGTTTACATGGTTGGGGTACGGAATGGAAATAGGGCAGTTATACGATGCAAACTATCCGATTCAAACTTTTTCAGCTAAACCAAGTGAAACGAAAGAAGTTAGAAAGTTCAGTAAGAGAAATCTTAATGATGAATTTGGGCGTAAAATTGAAAATAAAGAAATTAATCAAAGTGAAACCATAAAAGTAGAATATACACCTGTCTGGAAACAAAATCTTAAACTCACATTACTTTTGCTGGCAATAGGTCTTTTTATTATCAGTTTAGGAAATGCCATGTCTACAATAATTACTAATCGTTGGCTTAGCGGAACGATTCTGATTCTAATATGTGGGCTGGGATATATACTGACTTTTAATACCTATAGTCTCATAAGCGGATTACTTCCGTTCCAGTGGTTGTATCCATACTCTGTGGTATACGGCAGACTGTCTCTTAGATATGATATCGGATATTTACATGCTCCCATGGGAATTATAGTACTTCTGGCATGGAGTCTGCTATTGGTTTTAATAGGACTAGTAGGATTTAAAAGAATGGCAAGAGGAGGAAGAAGATGA
- the mnmH gene encoding tRNA 2-selenouridine(34) synthase MnmH yields MYETINYSSIDNKELESFILIDVRTAEEHALETIPGSINMPIFNNEQRAEIGTVYVNGDVMKAKALGLRYAGANAEEMYLRLHSLVDNYDKLILYCARGGFRSSAPVNLYKSLGLPIFKLEGGYKRYRQYINSHLPEIISQKSFIVLYGNTGCGKTELLKELKDMGAPVIDLEDLANHKGSLLGTIGEAPQPTQKMFDSLLYNELKSQDSDVFFIEGESKRIGKLFLPDMLMDKLHSGIKVRVVSSLESRIERIKQEYVHDNDLELSNTISLLNRYISLEKINEFKEDIYKHDYDHVIRELIINYYDMKYASKDKVFEFEVDNDSEDAANKLMELLNSITG; encoded by the coding sequence TTGTACGAAACAATTAACTATAGTTCAATCGACAATAAGGAATTGGAATCTTTTATTTTGATAGATGTTAGAACGGCTGAAGAACATGCTTTAGAGACTATACCGGGTAGTATAAATATGCCGATTTTCAATAATGAGCAGAGAGCTGAGATTGGGACGGTTTATGTCAATGGTGATGTGATGAAAGCCAAGGCTCTTGGGTTAAGATATGCCGGAGCAAATGCCGAAGAGATGTATTTGAGATTACATAGTTTGGTGGATAATTATGATAAACTGATTTTATACTGTGCCAGAGGCGGTTTTAGGTCTTCTGCTCCTGTCAATTTATATAAGAGTTTAGGACTTCCTATTTTCAAGCTTGAAGGTGGATACAAGAGGTATAGGCAGTATATCAATTCACATTTACCGGAGATTATTTCTCAAAAGAGCTTTATCGTTTTGTATGGAAATACAGGATGCGGTAAGACTGAATTGTTAAAAGAGCTAAAAGATATGGGTGCACCGGTTATCGATTTGGAAGATTTGGCAAATCACAAAGGCTCACTTCTAGGTACTATAGGTGAGGCACCTCAACCTACTCAAAAGATGTTTGACAGTCTTTTGTATAATGAATTAAAGTCACAAGATTCAGATGTGTTTTTTATCGAAGGTGAGAGTAAGAGAATCGGAAAACTCTTCCTCCCCGATATGCTTATGGATAAGCTACATTCGGGAATTAAGGTTAGGGTTGTTTCATCTTTGGAATCCAGGATAGAAAGAATAAAACAGGAATATGTACACGACAATGATCTCGAGTTATCAAATACTATCTCCTTACTAAACAGATATATCAGTTTAGAAAAAATAAACGAGTTTAAGGAAGACATCTATAAGCACGATTATGATCATGTTATAAGAGAACTCATCATTAATTATTACGATATGAAATATGCATCCAAAGATAAGGTTTTTGAGTTTGAAGTTGATAATGATTCAGAAGATGCTGCTAATAAGCTTATGGAACTCTTGAATTCAATAACCGGGTAA
- the modB gene encoding molybdate ABC transporter permease subunit, giving the protein MEWSPFFISIRTALLATLLTFFLGIYAARYVMKTKKLKGIIDGIFTLPMVLPPTVVGFFLLIVFGNYGIFGAILKKLNIDIVFTWYATVISATIVSFPLMYRTALGAFEQVDPELIYAARTLGISERRIFWSIMVPVSRPGIIAGIILSFARALGEFGATIMIAGNIPGRTQTMSTAIYTAVQGGNRELAFKWALIIVGISLVMMVLLNTWSNFYVKSERFSGDGK; this is encoded by the coding sequence ATGGAATGGTCTCCTTTTTTTATATCGATTAGAACAGCACTATTGGCAACATTGCTAACCTTCTTTTTAGGGATATATGCTGCCAGATATGTTATGAAGACGAAAAAACTTAAGGGGATTATAGACGGGATATTCACACTGCCGATGGTACTTCCACCAACGGTAGTGGGTTTTTTCCTCCTTATAGTTTTTGGAAACTATGGTATCTTCGGAGCAATACTTAAAAAATTAAACATCGACATCGTATTTACTTGGTATGCTACGGTCATCTCTGCTACCATCGTTTCTTTTCCTCTGATGTACAGAACCGCCTTAGGAGCCTTTGAACAAGTGGATCCCGAGTTAATTTATGCTGCCAGAACACTGGGCATAAGTGAAAGAAGAATATTTTGGAGCATAATGGTTCCAGTATCCAGACCCGGAATAATTGCCGGAATCATATTGTCTTTTGCAAGAGCATTAGGTGAATTTGGAGCTACCATTATGATAGCGGGAAATATACCCGGAAGAACTCAGACTATGTCTACTGCAATCTATACGGCAGTACAAGGTGGAAACAGAGAACTGGCATTTAAATGGGCATTAATAATAGTTGGAATAAGCTTGGTAATGATGGTATTATTAAATACATGGTCTAACTTCTATGTAAAAAGTGAACGATTCAGTGGTGATGGAAAATGA
- a CDS encoding ABC transporter ATP-binding protein — protein MKVLEVDGIKKNFGKKKVLKGIDFELNESMITALVGPNGSGKSTLLNIISNLLTPDSGKVRIYDIVNTNTKIYEKFSYMIDNTVLYPYLTGLDHLKFISDVHGLPKDRIEECSEILGITGFSNQKVKEYSLGMKQQLLFTMTLLPDHNLLLLDEPFNGLDPTTIIKVREVITDLRNIGKTILLSSHNLAEIDQLTSDILFLKDGKVLRENISDYQRRRYEIRVETNGNPIELPRDEFQMEGNKIIFELGKLNLQEAIDRISKKYEITDIQRQIVGSEERYKELFGRS, from the coding sequence ATGAAAGTCTTGGAAGTAGATGGAATAAAAAAGAATTTCGGGAAAAAAAAGGTCTTAAAAGGTATAGACTTTGAACTAAATGAATCAATGATAACTGCGTTAGTTGGACCAAATGGTTCGGGAAAATCCACACTTTTAAATATAATTTCAAACCTTCTAACTCCTGATAGCGGTAAAGTGAGAATTTACGATATAGTAAATACAAATACAAAAATCTATGAGAAATTTTCGTACATGATAGACAATACGGTACTATATCCATATCTAACAGGACTTGACCATTTAAAGTTCATCAGCGATGTACATGGACTACCGAAAGATAGAATTGAAGAATGTTCAGAAATCTTGGGAATAACGGGATTTTCAAATCAAAAAGTTAAGGAATACTCACTTGGAATGAAGCAGCAGCTTCTATTTACCATGACACTCCTTCCTGATCATAATCTCCTGCTTCTTGACGAGCCGTTTAACGGATTGGATCCAACCACAATAATAAAAGTTAGAGAAGTAATAACGGATCTTAGAAATATTGGAAAAACCATCCTATTATCTTCTCATAATCTGGCAGAAATAGATCAGCTTACGTCTGATATTCTATTTCTAAAAGATGGGAAAGTGTTAAGGGAAAATATCTCTGACTATCAAAGAAGGAGATATGAAATTAGAGTGGAAACAAATGGTAATCCCATCGAGTTACCGAGAGACGAATTTCAAATGGAAGGCAATAAAATAATATTTGAACTCGGTAAATTAAACTTACAAGAAGCCATTGATAGAATCTCTAAAAAGTACGAGATTACAGATATTCAAAGGCAGATAGTAGGATCAGAAGAGAGGTATAAGGAGCTATTCGGCAGATCTTAA
- a CDS encoding serine hydrolase, translating into MKSKSKNIRNKIIAIICVITIILSGAFILVDKGYGINLLTQNTDADKEEKPTEIFIESNRSIYSEKIIQKIRSELSKVISAKNKKITKLELSEKDLYSNNVCLMNAKTGEIIYAIKENEVVYPASLTKMMTTLVAIDNIEDYDKVHTISDELYNNMIADDASMAGYLPGEKINLRDLIYGTMLPSGGEASVGLAEGCSGSEAAHVEKMNKKSEEIGLRRTHFTNVSGLHDPKNYSTAKEMAEIVRYGLRDETFNKIFTKPFYISSDTEEHPEGVYMMYSVLAYMQGVNSEGYKILGGKTGYTEQAGLCLASTAIVNGEQYILVTLGALPYDAGSKFHFEDANTIYRRLAETKSEIHQ; encoded by the coding sequence ATGAAAAGTAAATCAAAAAATATAAGAAATAAAATAATCGCAATCATATGCGTCATAACAATTATTCTTAGCGGTGCTTTTATATTGGTAGATAAAGGTTACGGTATAAACTTGCTTACGCAAAACACGGATGCTGATAAAGAAGAAAAACCGACCGAAATATTTATCGAAAGCAACAGATCAATATATAGTGAGAAAATAATTCAAAAAATAAGATCAGAACTCAGTAAGGTAATCTCCGCAAAAAATAAAAAGATAACTAAACTGGAACTATCTGAAAAAGACCTATATAGTAATAATGTTTGTTTAATGAACGCAAAAACCGGTGAAATAATATATGCCATCAAGGAAAATGAAGTAGTATATCCTGCCTCATTGACTAAAATGATGACTACATTGGTAGCAATAGATAATATCGAAGACTACGATAAAGTGCATACTATATCAGATGAGCTCTATAATAATATGATTGCAGATGATGCATCCATGGCGGGTTATCTACCCGGAGAGAAAATAAACCTTAGAGATCTAATATATGGAACAATGCTACCATCAGGTGGTGAAGCATCTGTAGGACTTGCAGAAGGTTGTTCCGGCTCTGAAGCAGCACATGTTGAAAAGATGAACAAAAAATCCGAAGAAATCGGATTAAGGCGAACACATTTTACAAATGTATCAGGTCTACATGATCCTAAAAACTATTCAACAGCCAAAGAAATGGCTGAAATTGTAAGATATGGATTAAGAGACGAGACCTTTAATAAGATATTTACCAAACCATTCTATATATCTTCTGACACGGAAGAACATCCGGAGGGAGTATATATGATGTACTCCGTTCTTGCTTACATGCAGGGAGTTAACAGCGAAGGTTATAAGATACTGGGAGGGAAGACCGGTTATACCGAACAAGCGGGTCTTTGCCTTGCATCTACCGCCATTGTAAATGGAGAGCAGTATATACTTGTAACTCTAGGAGCATTGCCATATGATGCAGGAAGTAAGTTCCACTTTGAAGATGCAAACACAATTTATAGAAGACTGGCAGAAACAAAAAGTGAAATCCACCAATAG
- a CDS encoding solute carrier family 23 protein: MTDRAHEGLRNVPKAFESIKRSILGLQHLIAMFGATVLVPILTGLSPTVALLSAGVGTLIFHFVTGKKSTCFPRFIFCIYSCNT, from the coding sequence ATGACAGATCGTGCACATGAGGGATTAAGGAATGTTCCTAAGGCTTTTGAGAGCATAAAAAGGAGTATTCTAGGCTTACAACATCTTATCGCAATGTTTGGAGCTACAGTATTAGTTCCGATTCTAACAGGCTTATCGCCTACAGTTGCATTATTATCGGCAGGTGTGGGAACTCTTATCTTTCACTTTGTAACCGGGAAAAAAAGTACCTGTTTTCCTAGGTTCATCTTTTGCATTTATTCCTGTAATACTTAA
- the modA gene encoding molybdate ABC transporter substrate-binding protein, producing the protein MKKYLVVMLLAFTLVLGACTPAKEEAKKEEVKVEEKAEETKDKAKEEPKEETKEGEVVELTVSAAASLTDALNELKGMYETEHKNVKITYNFGASGTLQNQIEEGAKVDVFASAAQKQMKALIEKGKVDEADASDLLVNDVVLITTKKRDDLKIEKIEDVLNENVKTIALGEPGGVPVGQYSEEILNHLGILDEVKKKVSYGSDVRQVLSWVASGEADAGLVYKTDALIEGDNVNIVTSAPEGSHKPVVYPVSVLKESANREAALEFIEFLKSDSSIKVFEKYGFNKAK; encoded by the coding sequence ATGAAAAAGTATTTAGTAGTAATGCTTCTAGCTTTTACCCTTGTTCTTGGTGCTTGTACACCGGCCAAAGAAGAAGCGAAAAAGGAAGAAGTAAAAGTAGAAGAAAAAGCTGAAGAAACAAAGGACAAAGCAAAGGAAGAACCTAAGGAAGAAACTAAAGAAGGTGAAGTAGTAGAACTTACAGTCTCTGCAGCAGCTTCATTAACAGATGCATTAAATGAACTTAAAGGAATGTATGAGACTGAACATAAAAATGTTAAAATCACATACAACTTTGGAGCTTCGGGAACTCTTCAAAACCAGATAGAAGAGGGAGCAAAAGTAGATGTATTTGCTTCAGCGGCTCAAAAACAGATGAAAGCTTTAATCGAAAAAGGTAAAGTAGATGAAGCAGATGCATCAGATCTATTAGTAAACGATGTAGTATTAATAACTACCAAGAAGAGAGACGATTTGAAAATCGAAAAAATTGAAGACGTATTAAACGAAAATGTAAAGACGATAGCACTGGGAGAGCCTGGTGGAGTACCTGTAGGTCAATACTCAGAAGAAATACTTAATCATCTTGGAATACTTGATGAAGTAAAGAAAAAAGTTTCTTATGGTTCAGATGTAAGACAAGTACTTAGCTGGGTTGCATCAGGTGAAGCCGATGCTGGACTTGTTTATAAAACAGATGCTCTAATAGAAGGTGATAATGTAAACATAGTTACATCTGCACCTGAAGGATCACATAAACCTGTAGTCTATCCTGTTTCGGTATTAAAAGAATCTGCCAATCGAGAAGCTGCATTAGAATTTATTGAATTCCTAAAAAGCGACTCTTCTATAAAAGTATTCGAAAAATACGGATTCAATAAGGCTAAATAG